From the genome of Pseudanabaena sp. BC1403, one region includes:
- a CDS encoding VOC family protein yields the protein MQKITPFLWFDGQAEEAMNFYTSIFKNSKIVSVMHYGEAGPGAKGTVMSATFEIQGQKFIVLNGGPHFTFSPAISFFVNCETQEEVDELWEKLSEGGKTNRCGWLDDKFGVSWQIVPTALGVMLQDKDAEKSQKVMAAMLQMDKLDIETLRYAYLS from the coding sequence ATGCAAAAAATTACCCCATTCTTATGGTTTGATGGTCAAGCCGAAGAAGCAATGAATTTTTATACTTCTATTTTTAAAAATTCTAAGATTGTGAGTGTGATGCATTACGGAGAAGCTGGCCCTGGAGCTAAGGGAACAGTTATGTCTGCAACATTTGAAATTCAAGGACAAAAATTTATAGTGTTAAATGGTGGACCACACTTTACATTCTCACCAGCCATATCGTTTTTTGTGAACTGCGAAACGCAGGAGGAAGTAGACGAATTGTGGGAGAAGCTATCCGAAGGTGGCAAGACAAACAGATGTGGTTGGCTAGATGACAAATTTGGAGTGTCATGGCAGATTGTTCCTACGGCTTTAGGAGTGATGTTGCAGGATAAAGATGCCGAGAAATCCCAAAAAGTTATGGCGGCTATGCTGCAAATGGATAAACTTGACATCGAAACTTTGAGGTACGCATATCTCTCATAG
- a CDS encoding VOC family protein codes for MQLNPYLTFNGQCEAAFKFYEQCLGGKIVMMMTHGESPMAEKTAEAWRNKILHAQLTIGDIVLMGSDAPPDYFEKPQGFSVNLQFEDVAEAERVFQTLSESGTIRMPLQETFWAKRFGMFVDRFGIPWMVNCSEAS; via the coding sequence ATGCAATTGAATCCCTATCTAACTTTCAACGGTCAATGTGAAGCTGCCTTTAAGTTTTACGAGCAGTGTTTGGGTGGCAAAATCGTGATGATGATGACCCACGGCGAATCACCTATGGCAGAAAAAACTGCCGAAGCATGGCGCAATAAAATTCTCCATGCCCAATTAACCATTGGCGATATCGTATTGATGGGTTCTGACGCTCCCCCTGATTACTTTGAAAAACCACAGGGTTTCTCCGTCAATCTTCAATTTGAAGATGTAGCTGAAGCAGAACGAGTATTTCAGACATTGTCAGAAAGTGGAACGATACGGATGCCACTTCAGGAAACCTTTTGGGCTAAACGATTTGGTATGTTTGTCGATCGCTTTGGAATTCCTTGGATGGTTAACTGCTCGGAAGCTTCCTAG
- a CDS encoding YciI family protein: MKVMVMVKATKDSEAGVMPSEQLLTDMGKFNEELVKAGIMLAGEGLHPSSKGVRVRFSGANRSVIDGPFTETKELVAGYWIWQVKSMEEAIAWVKRCPNPMPSESEIEIRPLFEAADFGDEFTPELREQEERIRVETEKLKV; this comes from the coding sequence ATGAAAGTCATGGTTATGGTCAAAGCGACCAAAGACTCAGAAGCTGGCGTGATGCCCAGCGAACAACTGCTTACGGACATGGGTAAATTCAACGAAGAATTGGTCAAAGCAGGAATTATGCTAGCTGGTGAGGGACTACATCCTAGCTCAAAGGGAGTGCGGGTAAGGTTTTCAGGAGCAAATCGCAGCGTCATTGATGGGCCATTCACAGAGACAAAGGAACTAGTGGCTGGCTACTGGATCTGGCAAGTAAAGTCGATGGAAGAAGCGATCGCATGGGTCAAACGCTGTCCCAATCCCATGCCATCAGAATCAGAGATTGAGATTCGTCCGCTTTTTGAGGCGGCAGATTTTGGCGATGAATTTACACCTGAACTTCGGGAACAGGAAGAACGCATCCGCGTAGAGACAGAAAAGCTCAAAGTTTAA
- a CDS encoding YciI family protein, protein MKYMLLIYSDETAWTENEREQCYAESVHLTQDLNANGQYLGASPLQSVAKATSVRIRDGKRLVTDGPFAETREQLGGYFLIDATNLDEAIAIAERIPTVHKGTVEIRPILELSGLPSEK, encoded by the coding sequence ATGAAATATATGTTGCTCATTTACAGCGACGAAACCGCATGGACAGAAAATGAGAGAGAGCAATGCTACGCGGAGTCAGTGCATCTCACCCAAGATCTGAATGCGAACGGTCAATACTTGGGCGCTTCACCTCTGCAATCTGTTGCCAAGGCAACTAGTGTGAGGATTCGTGACGGCAAACGACTAGTAACTGATGGCCCATTTGCTGAAACACGAGAACAACTTGGCGGCTACTTCTTGATTGATGCAACCAATCTCGACGAAGCGATCGCGATCGCCGAACGCATTCCCACAGTCCACAAAGGCACGGTTGAAATTCGACCGATTCTAGAGCTATCAGGCTTGCCATCAGAAAAGTAG
- a CDS encoding DUF1579 domain-containing protein, whose product MDAEPQKEHQWLDKFVGEWISEAECMMGPDQPPSKTQGTEIVRSLGGLWIVAEGECEMPDGNRGTTIMTLGYDPKINRYVGTFIGSMMTHLWIYNGALDESEKILTLDTEGLNFSQSAIAKYQDIIEFVSDDHRIMRSQILGDDGKWQQFMTAHYRRKH is encoded by the coding sequence ATGGACGCTGAACCTCAAAAAGAACATCAATGGCTCGATAAATTCGTTGGCGAATGGATTTCTGAAGCCGAATGTATGATGGGACCTGACCAACCACCATCGAAGACCCAAGGAACTGAGATAGTCCGATCGCTTGGCGGACTTTGGATCGTGGCAGAAGGCGAGTGTGAGATGCCCGATGGTAATCGTGGTACGACCATTATGACGTTGGGCTATGACCCCAAAATCAATCGGTATGTGGGAACGTTTATCGGCTCAATGATGACGCATCTCTGGATTTACAATGGCGCTCTTGATGAGTCTGAAAAGATTCTTACACTCGATACAGAAGGACTAAACTTTAGCCAGAGTGCGATCGCTAAGTATCAAGACATCATTGAGTTTGTTAGTGATGACCATCGGATCATGCGATCGCAAATTCTTGGTGATGATGGCAAGTGGCAGCAGTTCATGACAGCGCATTATCGGCGCAAGCATTAG
- a CDS encoding YciI family protein, with amino-acid sequence MKFICLGYMDEAKWDQISESDRTALMEECLAYDDELRRGGHFVGGEALQSIRNAATLRYQNGKVTITDGPYAETKEHLGGILFLEARDLNHAIQLMSQHPGVRNGAFEIRGADEEINAMVAARDL; translated from the coding sequence ATGAAATTTATATGCCTTGGATATATGGATGAGGCGAAATGGGATCAGATATCAGAAAGCGATCGCACAGCGCTGATGGAGGAATGTTTAGCCTATGACGACGAGCTACGTCGAGGCGGACACTTTGTTGGTGGCGAAGCTCTCCAAAGCATCCGCAATGCCGCAACACTGCGGTATCAGAACGGTAAGGTCACGATTACAGATGGCCCCTACGCTGAAACGAAGGAACATCTGGGCGGCATCCTCTTTCTTGAAGCTAGAGATCTGAACCACGCAATCCAGTTGATGTCCCAACACCCTGGGGTTCGCAACGGAGCTTTTGAGATTCGAGGGGCTGATGAGGAGATTAACGCTATGGTTGCCGCGCGAGATCTGTAA
- a CDS encoding RNA polymerase sigma factor: protein MNENNASQIRDRVNEVYRQESRSIFATLIRLIGDFDLAEEAMHEAFAVAVKQWLRDGIPANPRAWLVSVGRFKAIDTIRRRTRFDASLAELSQHLNTSDNTITEDEDVEDDRLRLIFTCCHPALSREAQVALTLREVCGLTTEEIASAFLIAPPTLAQRIVRAKAKIRDAHIPYQVPAIAELPDRLDTVLQTIYLVFNEGYAASSGRSLTRNDLSEEAIRLGRLVVDLLPDAEAIGLLALMLMQESRRTARTSSTGDLILLEDQDRSLWNQAYIAEGRALVRQALSSPQFGSYTIQAAIAAVHSEATSAEATDWAQIVALYDLLMRAEPSPVVDLNRAVAVAMRDGFLTGLQRIDAILSNGDLADYHLAHAAKADLCRRLGRNSQARESYQRALALVKQEPERRFLEKRLQELN from the coding sequence ATGAATGAGAACAATGCTAGTCAGATCCGCGATCGCGTAAATGAGGTTTATCGTCAAGAATCTCGGAGTATTTTTGCTACCCTAATTCGCTTAATTGGCGACTTTGATCTTGCAGAAGAGGCAATGCATGAAGCCTTTGCCGTAGCGGTCAAACAATGGTTGCGAGATGGCATACCAGCCAATCCTAGAGCTTGGCTGGTCTCCGTTGGACGCTTCAAAGCAATTGATACAATTCGCCGCCGTACTCGCTTCGATGCATCTTTAGCAGAACTATCTCAACATCTCAACACAAGCGATAACACAATTACAGAGGATGAAGATGTAGAAGACGATCGCTTGCGCTTGATTTTCACCTGCTGCCATCCAGCCCTATCGCGAGAAGCACAAGTAGCCTTAACCCTCCGAGAAGTCTGTGGACTCACCACCGAAGAAATTGCCAGTGCTTTTCTGATCGCGCCACCCACCTTAGCCCAGCGCATCGTCCGCGCCAAAGCTAAGATTCGCGACGCGCACATTCCCTACCAAGTGCCAGCGATCGCTGAACTACCCGATCGCTTAGACACGGTATTGCAAACAATCTACTTAGTGTTTAACGAAGGATACGCAGCTTCATCAGGGAGATCTCTAACAAGAAATGACCTCTCGGAAGAAGCAATTCGCTTAGGGCGACTAGTAGTGGATCTATTACCAGATGCGGAAGCGATCGGATTGTTAGCCCTGATGCTCATGCAAGAATCGCGACGTACTGCCCGCACATCCTCCACAGGCGATCTCATTCTGCTAGAAGATCAAGACCGTTCCCTCTGGAATCAAGCATATATTGCGGAAGGCAGGGCACTTGTGCGGCAAGCGCTATCATCTCCACAGTTTGGCTCATACACAATTCAGGCTGCGATCGCCGCAGTACATTCTGAAGCCACAAGTGCCGAGGCAACGGACTGGGCACAGATTGTCGCCTTGTATGATCTACTCATGCGCGCAGAGCCATCACCAGTGGTTGATTTAAATAGAGCCGTGGCAGTAGCGATGCGCGATGGCTTTCTAACGGGATTGCAACGGATCGATGCCATCTTATCGAATGGCGATTTAGCTGACTATCACTTAGCCCATGCGGCAAAAGCCGATCTCTGTCGGCGCTTGGGCAGAAATTCACAGGCAAGAGAATCCTACCAACGCGCCCTTGCGCTCGTGAAACAAGAACCAGAGCGGCGGTTTCTCGAAAAACGTCTCCAAGAACTGAACTAA
- a CDS encoding DUF1772 domain-containing protein, with protein MLQFTQQHYFALKLFSALGCGLMAGVFFAFSTFVMNALARLQPKQGLTAMQSINIAAINPLFMGIFLGTAATCIFIAGSSLSNWYQTKAAYLLIGSLFYLIGTFGVTILCNVPLNDALAIADPDSANGASLWANYLTNWTIWNHVRTISALLAAAAITIALHE; from the coding sequence ATGCTGCAATTCACTCAACAACATTATTTTGCATTAAAGCTTTTCTCTGCACTGGGTTGTGGATTGATGGCTGGAGTCTTCTTCGCTTTCTCCACTTTTGTAATGAATGCTCTTGCCAGACTTCAACCGAAGCAAGGTCTTACCGCCATGCAATCCATCAATATTGCGGCGATCAATCCGTTATTCATGGGAATATTTTTGGGAACAGCCGCGACCTGTATATTTATTGCTGGATCTTCGCTGTCAAACTGGTATCAAACCAAGGCAGCTTACCTACTCATCGGTAGTTTGTTCTATCTTATCGGCACATTTGGCGTAACGATCCTGTGCAATGTGCCTCTAAATGATGCGCTAGCGATCGCCGATCCAGATAGTGCTAACGGCGCGAGTCTATGGGCTAACTATCTTACCAACTGGACAATCTGGAACCATGTGCGAACGATATCAGCACTTTTGGCAGCAGCAGCAATCACAATCGCCCTCCATGAATGA